The Streptomyces sp. R28 region TGGACTTCGCCAACTCGATGGCGTCCTCGCGGCTTTGGCCGCCGCCGTTCTCGCCGGCCTGAACGCGCTTGTAGTGGTTGTAGACGGCGACGGAGAGGGCCTTCTTCGCCGCCTCCTGGCCGACCACGTACCCCTCGAGGAACTCGTAGATCTCGCGCGGCTTGGGCAGTTCCTCCCAGCGGACCTCACTGGTCTCCGCGAGTTCTTCCTCGATGATCTCGTTGCAGAGATCGATGCACTCGTCGCAGATGTACACACCAGGGCCTGCGATGAGCTTCTTGACCTGCTTCTGGCTCTTGCCGCAGAACGAGCACTTGAGCAGATCGCCGCCGTCACCGATGCGTGCCACGGTGTGCTTCCCCTTCGCCTGGGAGACGCCTGGACGTTTTCGAATCCAGCGGCTCCTGGTGCTGCCTTATGTCGACGGTACCTTGCCTGGCCCCCCGTTCGGGCCCCCCTTGGCGCGGTTCACTTTGACGTGCACCGTCTCAAACCGTGCCAAGGGGCAGCAGACACTACCCGTCCGCGTCAGCGAACGTCGGCGTTGTTCATCTTCCGGGTGGAGATGATCTGGTCGATCAGCCCGTACGACAGCGCGTCCTCGGCCGTGAGGATCTTGTCGCGCTCGATGTCCTCGCGGATCTTCTCGATCGGCGTGGTGGAGTGCTTGGCCAGCATCTCCTCCAGCTGCGCGCGCATCCGGAGGATCTCGTTGGCGGCGATCTCCAGGTCGGAGACCTGACCGCGGCCGGTCTCACTGTACGGCTGGTGGATCAGCACCCGCGCGTTGGGCAGCGCCATGCGCTTGCCGGGCGTGCCGGCGGCCAGCAGGATGGCGGCGGCGGAGGCCGCCTGGCCCATGCAGACCGTCTGGATGTCCGGCTTCACGAACTGCATCGTGTCGTAGATGGCCGTGAGCGCGGTGAAGGAGCCGCCCGGGCTGTTGATGTAGACCGAGATGTCCCGGTCGGGGTCCATCGACTCCAGGCACAGCAGCTGCGCCATGACGTCGTTGGCGGAGGCGTCGTCGATCTGCACGCCGAGGAAGATCACGCGCTCCTCGAAGAGCTTCGCGTACGGGTCGTACTCGCGAATGCCCTGCGAGGTGCGCTCGACGAAGCGCGGGATGACGTACCGGGACTCGGCCACGGGGCCCGCGTACTCGGCGCGTGTGCGGTCGTACAGGCCGTTGCCGGGGAAGTCGTTCACTATCTGTCTCCTAGGGGCTGAGGCGGTCGACTGGGGGCTGTCCTGGGGCCTCAGGCCCCGGTGCCGCCGCCGCCCGGCATACCGGCGGCCGTGGGAATCACGTCGTCGATGAGGCCGTACTCCTTGGCCTCGAGGGCGTCGAACCAGCGGTCGCGGTCCGAGTCCCGGGTGATCTGCTCGATCGTCTGACCGGTGTGCTGCGACGTGAGCTCGGCCATGCGCTTCTTGGTGTGCAGCAGCCGCTCGGCGTGGATCTTGATGTCGGAGGCCGAGCCGGCCAGACCCGCGGAGGGCTGGTGGATCAGGATCTCGGCGTTCGGCAGCGCGAAGCGCTTGCCGGGGGTGCCCGCGCTGAGCAGGAACTGGCCCATCGAGGCGGCGAGGCCCATGGCGATGGTCACCACGTCGTTCTTGATGAACTGCATGGTGTCGTAGATCGCCATGCCGGCCGTGATCGAGCCGCCGGGGCTGTTGATGTAGAGGTAGATGTCCTTGTCCGGGTCAGCGGCAAGGAGCAGCAGCTGTGCGGTGATCTTGTTCGCGATGTCGTCGTCGACCGGCTGGCCGAGGAAGATGATCCGCTCGTTGAGCAGCCGGTTGTAGACCTGGTCGCCGAGGCCACCACCGATGGAAGGCTCGCCGGCGGCGGAGGGCATCAGATTCGTCACGTATCCACCTGCTCGTCTTACGACGGCGCCGGGCCGTCTTACGTCTTCTGTGGGCAACGGGGGCTCCCCTGCCCTCATATTCATGGACCCTAACGCGCAGGCCGGGCAGTGCCATCCCGGTTCCGTGAGTGTTCGCCGGGGGCGTAGCGCGGCGGCTTCGCCGAGTGGGCCGGGATTCTCGCCGCAGCTTCGCCGGGCAGGGGGCGGCCGCGGCTCGATCGTGGCTGGTCGCGCCCGCGCGGCGGGCCTCAGATCGATACGGCCCCCGCGCACCCGGAGGGGCGCCGCACTCAGCCGGTACGACAGAAGGGCCCCGGGGATGGTGCATCCCCAGGGCCCTTCCTACGAGCTGCAAGGCGCCGTGGGCTCAGCCCTCGGTCTTCTCCTCGGCGGCCTCGTCGGCGGTGCCCTCGGCGGCCTCGACCGCCTCCGTGGCCTGCTCGACCTCGTCCTCGTCGTCCAGGTCGATGACCTCGCCGTTGGTGTCCTTGACCGTGGCCTTCTCGACCACGACGGCCAGGGCCTTGCCGCGGGCGACCTCGCCGACCAGGAGCGGAACCTGGCCGCCCTCGACGACCGCCTGGGCGAACTGGTCGGGGGACATGCCGGAGGAAGCGGCGCGGCGCATGAGGTGCTCGGTGAGCTCCTCCTGGTTGACGTTCAGCTTCTCCTGCTTGACGAGCTCGTCGAGGACGAACTGCGTCTTGATGCCCTTGACCGCGGCTTCCTTGGTCTCGGCGTCGAACTCCTCGACCGTCTTGCCCTGGATCTCGAGGTACTTCTCGAGGTCGAGACCCATCTGGCCGAGCTGGTGGTGCTCGAGGTTGTGCTTACGGGTGTTGATCTCGTCCTCGAGCAGCTTCTCGGGGACGGGCACCTCGACCAGCTCCAGCAGCTTCTCCAGGACACGCTCCTGGGCCTGCGTGGCCTGGTCGTACTGCTTCATGTTCTCGAGGCGCTTGCGGCTGTCGGCCTTGAGCTCGTCCAGGGTGTCGAACTCGGAGGCGAGCTGCGCGAACTCGTCGTCCAGCTCGGGCAGTTCGCGCGCGGCGACCTGGGTGACCTTGACGGTGACCTCGGCCTCCTTGCCCGCCGCCGAGCCGCCCTTGAGCTCGGACGTGAAGGTGGCCTCAGTGCCGGCCTCCAGGCCCTTCACGGCGTCGTCGATGCCGTCCAGCAGCTCGCCGGAGCCGATGGTGTAGGAGACGCCCTCGGCGACTCCGTCCTCCAGGACCTCGCCCTCGACCTTGGCCTGCAGGTCGAGGGTGACGACGTCGCCGTCCTCGGCGGCACGCTCGACCGGGGAGGTCGAGGCGAAGCGCTCGCGGAGCTGCTCGACCGACTTCTCGACGTCCTCGTCGCTGACCTCGACGGCGTCGACCTCGACCTCGATGCCGGAGTAGTCCGGGATCTCGATGGTCGGGCGGATGTCGACCTCGGCGGTGAAGTTCAGCGTCTCGCCGTCCTTCAGCTCGGTGATGTCGACCTCGGGCTGGCCCAGGACGTTGAGCTCGGCCTCGTTGACCGCCTCGGTGTAGAACTTCGGAAGCGCGTCGTTGACCGCCTCCTCCAGGACCGCACCGCGGCCGAACCGCTGGTCGATGACGCGGGCCGGGATCTTGCCCTTACGGAAGCCCTTCACCGTGACCTGCTGGTTGATCTTCTTGTACGCCGCGTCGAGGCTGTCCTTGAGCTCCTCGAAGGGCACCTCGACAGTGAGCCGAACCCGGGTCGGGTTCAGGGTCTCCACGGCGCTCTTCACGGTTCGGTCTCCTTGTGGCTGACTTCTTGGGTTCTGCCGGAGCCAGACTGGTTCCGGCGGATTCGCCGCCCGGAGGACCTCGTGACTTCTGTACGGAGAGACACACGGGCGTGCAGCTTGCATAGTAACGGCAGCGGCGACACGTCCCAAAGGCGATCAAGGGACGCGATCACCCGAGGTCGTCGCGCGTGTGGCCGGTGTGGACCGGTCGTGGTCGGGGTGGCGGGATTTGAACCCACGGCCTTCCGCTCCCAAAGCGGACGCGCTACCAAGCTGCGCCACACCCCGTGTTGGTGCGACACGTAGGGTACATGCCCGCAGGCAGTGGGGCCGCCGCATTTCGCCGACGCCGGTCGCGGTCCCGGGCGTGTGGCAACGGGTGTGCGTCGAGGGGGCGTGACCCGCTACGATGCCTGCAGTGCCGCGGTCACCTGACCTGCGGCGCGTCCTGTGCGGGCGTAGCTCAATGGTAGAGCCCTAGTCTTCCAAACTAGCTACGCGGGTTCGATTCCCGTCGCCCGCTCTGTACGTCGAAGGCCCAGGCGAGAGGTCGTTTCCTCTCCCTGGGCCTTCCGCATTCCTCGGGCCGAATCAGCCCTCCGTGCCCCCTGCGTGCCCCTTCGAGCGAGGCCGGCGCTTCAGAGCGTCCACGATCATCACGTCAACGCCGCTCGCAATCTCGCGCTCTCGCTTGCGCGAACCGTGCTGATAGATCAGCGCCGCACGGGTCGAACTCTGGCCGAGCCGGGTCATCAGCTCGCGCGTGCTGGCGTCCGTCTGAGACGCCAGGGTGTTGCCCATATGCCGAAGATCATGGAAGCGCAGTCCCTTGATCCCAACCTCGGCACAAACCTTGTGCCATAGCCCGTTGAAGTGGTTACGACGAGGAGTGGCACCCTTACACACCACCGGCCCGCACTGCGGCCCCCCGCGCGGCTCGAGGGCTCGGGGCTTCGCTCCTGCCTTCGGCCCGCGCCGCCCCGGCCCCCGGCCCCGCGGCACCAAGTTGCCCCGGGGTGATCACGCTTTTCACTCTGGCCCGCCAAGGGCCGACGCACCGGACCGAGCCTGAACCCCAACCATGATCCACACCACCAGGTCCGACCTGGGGACAACGGCACTGCCCCACAGGCCCGATCGCACGGTCCGCCACGGACCAACAGACGCTTTGATCCAAAAGACA contains the following coding sequences:
- a CDS encoding ATP-dependent Clp protease proteolytic subunit; the protein is MNDFPGNGLYDRTRAEYAGPVAESRYVIPRFVERTSQGIREYDPYAKLFEERVIFLGVQIDDASANDVMAQLLCLESMDPDRDISVYINSPGGSFTALTAIYDTMQFVKPDIQTVCMGQAASAAAILLAAGTPGKRMALPNARVLIHQPYSETGRGQVSDLEIAANEILRMRAQLEEMLAKHSTTPIEKIREDIERDKILTAEDALSYGLIDQIISTRKMNNADVR
- a CDS encoding ATP-dependent Clp protease proteolytic subunit; protein product: MPSAAGEPSIGGGLGDQVYNRLLNERIIFLGQPVDDDIANKITAQLLLLAADPDKDIYLYINSPGGSITAGMAIYDTMQFIKNDVVTIAMGLAASMGQFLLSAGTPGKRFALPNAEILIHQPSAGLAGSASDIKIHAERLLHTKKRMAELTSQHTGQTIEQITRDSDRDRWFDALEAKEYGLIDDVIPTAAGMPGGGGTGA
- the tig gene encoding trigger factor; translation: MKSAVETLNPTRVRLTVEVPFEELKDSLDAAYKKINQQVTVKGFRKGKIPARVIDQRFGRGAVLEEAVNDALPKFYTEAVNEAELNVLGQPEVDITELKDGETLNFTAEVDIRPTIEIPDYSGIEVEVDAVEVSDEDVEKSVEQLRERFASTSPVERAAEDGDVVTLDLQAKVEGEVLEDGVAEGVSYTIGSGELLDGIDDAVKGLEAGTEATFTSELKGGSAAGKEAEVTVKVTQVAARELPELDDEFAQLASEFDTLDELKADSRKRLENMKQYDQATQAQERVLEKLLELVEVPVPEKLLEDEINTRKHNLEHHQLGQMGLDLEKYLEIQGKTVEEFDAETKEAAVKGIKTQFVLDELVKQEKLNVNQEELTEHLMRRAASSGMSPDQFAQAVVEGGQVPLLVGEVARGKALAVVVEKATVKDTNGEVIDLDDEDEVEQATEAVEAAEGTADEAAEEKTEG